The Microcystis panniformis FACHB-1757 region TAGCAATCTGCCGCATTCGACCACTCTGCCACCTCTCCAAGATGACATCATTTTAATTTAACATGAAAGGCCGATTTTTGGCAAGTAATTTTTGGGCAGTTAATCCCCTAAACGACCATCCTCCATATTGACAATGCGATCGGCGATGTCGAGAATCCGGTTATCGTGGGTGACAAGTAAAATCGTGCAACCTTGTTCTTTGGCCAATTTCTGCATGATTTCCACCACATCGCGCCCGGATTGTTTATCTAAGGCCGCGGTCGGTTCATCAGCGAGGACTAATTTGGGATGACTGACGAGGGCGCGAGCGATCGCAACCCGTTGTTTTTGTCCCCCTGATAGATCATGGGGATAGTAATCAACGCGGTTGCCTAAACCGACTGACTCCAGAATTGCCGCCGCTTTTTGATCGAGATCTTGTTCTAAAAACTCCTCGTGCAGTTCCAAAGACATCCTAACGTTTTGTTTCGCTGTGAGGAATTTTAGTAAATTATGTGCTTGAAAAATATAGCCAATTTGTCGGCGAATTTTCAGCATTTTGCCCTTACCAATTCCTAACATTTCTTGGCCGAGAATTTTTAAACTGCCCGCTTGTGTCGATCGCAAACCTCCCATTAAACTTAATAAAGTAGTTTTCCCCGATCCCGAAGGACCGGTCATAATTACTACTTCCCCCGCTTTAATTTCCAGATCGATATCGTATAAAACCTGTTTTCTTAATTCCCCCGTGCCAAAATAGTGATTTAAGCCTTTAATGGCAATTACGGGTTCATTAGGGCTAAAATAGACTAATTCTCGCTCTTTTTGAAAAATCCGCATTATTTCACCCTTGATAGTTTAAAAAATATCGGCTGGATCTGCTGTCCTTAATTTGCCCATGGCGACAATTCCAGAGGCAATACACATAATAATTGTCAGGATTAAAACTTCGATCGCCCTAGCGGTAGTCATCACTATGGGTAAAAGTGTAGCGGAGGAAGCGAGATTATAAACACCGAGAGAGACGATAAACCCGGGTATATACCCCAAAACCGCTAGTAATAAGGCTTCTTGCATCAAAACC contains the following coding sequences:
- a CDS encoding DevA family ABC transporter ATP-binding protein, with translation MRIFQKERELVYFSPNEPVIAIKGLNHYFGTGELRKQVLYDIDLEIKAGEVVIMTGPSGSGKTTLLSLMGGLRSTQAGSLKILGQEMLGIGKGKMLKIRRQIGYIFQAHNLLKFLTAKQNVRMSLELHEEFLEQDLDQKAAAILESVGLGNRVDYYPHDLSGGQKQRVAIARALVSHPKLVLADEPTAALDKQSGRDVVEIMQKLAKEQGCTILLVTHDNRILDIADRIVNMEDGRLGD